In Pedobacter sp. WC2423, the following are encoded in one genomic region:
- a CDS encoding pyrimidine/purine nucleoside phosphorylase, producing the protein MSNPINNAIVNETVAHNVYFEGKVQSLGLETEKGKATLGVMKKGTYVFSTSSPEKMIVISGSMKVKLADEYQVYNAQEEFDVVAGSSFEVSCDQDVAYLCYYG; encoded by the coding sequence ATGAGTAATCCGATTAATAACGCTATTGTAAATGAAACAGTGGCCCACAATGTTTATTTTGAAGGCAAAGTTCAAAGTCTTGGACTGGAAACTGAGAAAGGTAAAGCTACACTGGGAGTGATGAAGAAAGGAACTTATGTTTTTTCAACTTCTTCGCCAGAAAAGATGATCGTGATCTCAGGTAGTATGAAAGTGAAGTTAGCTGATGAATATCAGGTTTACAATGCGCAGGAGGAATTTGATGTTGTTGCGGGCTCTTCATTTGAGGTTAGCTGTGACCAGGATGTGGCTTATTTGTGTTATTACGGATAA
- a CDS encoding ribonuclease domain-containing protein, translating to MKNFKILFALLTFGLLFSSFTKDSNSSLALVNTLQATTVSIAGQTTQQAAAAVPQKAYTVADYVAKNGKAPQGYVGGTVFQNREGLLPQGVAYKEYDVNPKVSGQNRGAERIVLGNDGSRYYTGDHYASFTSF from the coding sequence ATGAAAAACTTTAAAATTTTATTCGCACTGCTAACCTTTGGTTTGCTGTTTTCGTCTTTCACGAAAGACAGCAATTCTTCATTAGCTTTAGTAAACACGCTGCAAGCAACAACGGTTAGTATTGCAGGCCAAACGACTCAACAAGCAGCAGCCGCAGTTCCGCAAAAAGCTTATACGGTTGCTGATTATGTAGCTAAAAATGGAAAGGCACCTCAGGGATATGTTGGAGGAACAGTATTCCAGAACCGTGAAGGTTTATTGCCACAAGGGGTAGCTTACAAAGAGTATGATGTAAACCCAAAAGTGAGCGGACAGAACAGAGGAGCAGAGCGTATCGTTCTTGGTAACGATGGCAGCCGGTATTATACAGGAGATCACTATGCTTCATTTACCTCGTTTTAA
- a CDS encoding homoserine dehydrogenase: MSKRLKIGIFGFGVVGQGLHDIIRGQDLNLEIIKIAIKNPDKKRSLDAGLFTTDHDEILNNPEINTIVELIDDADAAFAIAKKALTSGKHVVSANKKMIANHLAELVELQAKYGASLLYEGAVCGSIPIIRNLEEYYDNELLHGISGIFNGSSNYILSKIFNENMPYDVALKQAQELGFAETDPIMDVGGYDPKFKLAIATAHAYGLFIDPDKILNVGIQNLSEQDIQYAREKNYKIKLVPTARKISTKQVVTYVLPKFVKSDDFLYNVENEYNGVTVQAAFADKQFFFGKGAGGHPTGAAVLSDIAALRYGYRYEYKKFHQQNGLIHTDNVNIEVYLRYTHEYTVEKLKIENIVERFSRNDFKYVIGSVSLKSLLANKDLLVQKDVFIAHTGRFTYTDKQIEVIAGEEALVH, translated from the coding sequence ATGAGTAAGAGACTTAAAATTGGAATATTCGGTTTTGGAGTTGTCGGACAGGGACTCCATGACATCATCCGTGGCCAGGATTTAAACTTGGAAATTATTAAAATAGCCATCAAAAATCCGGATAAGAAACGTAGTCTGGATGCCGGACTATTTACTACTGATCATGATGAGATTTTAAATAATCCGGAAATTAATACGATTGTAGAACTAATAGATGATGCAGACGCTGCGTTTGCCATTGCAAAAAAAGCACTGACCAGTGGAAAACATGTAGTCTCTGCCAATAAAAAAATGATTGCCAACCATTTAGCAGAACTCGTAGAATTACAAGCTAAATATGGTGCCTCTTTACTTTATGAAGGTGCAGTATGTGGTAGTATTCCAATCATCAGAAACCTGGAAGAGTATTATGACAATGAATTACTGCATGGAATAAGCGGGATTTTTAATGGTTCATCGAACTATATTTTATCTAAAATATTCAACGAAAACATGCCATATGATGTCGCTTTGAAACAAGCACAGGAGCTTGGTTTTGCAGAGACTGATCCGATTATGGATGTTGGCGGCTATGATCCGAAGTTTAAACTGGCTATTGCAACTGCCCATGCTTACGGTTTATTTATTGATCCCGATAAAATTCTGAATGTTGGTATCCAGAATTTATCAGAGCAGGATATCCAGTACGCAAGAGAAAAGAATTACAAAATTAAACTCGTACCTACCGCTCGTAAAATCAGCACCAAACAAGTCGTAACTTATGTATTGCCTAAGTTTGTGAAATCTGATGATTTCTTATATAACGTAGAAAATGAATACAACGGAGTTACAGTACAAGCTGCTTTTGCAGACAAGCAATTCTTTTTTGGAAAAGGTGCTGGCGGACATCCAACAGGTGCAGCAGTTTTATCTGATATTGCAGCATTAAGATATGGCTACAGATATGAGTACAAAAAGTTTCATCAGCAAAATGGACTGATTCATACCGATAATGTAAATATCGAAGTTTACCTGAGATATACCCATGAATATACCGTTGAAAAGCTGAAGATTGAAAACATTGTAGAACGGTTTTCAAGAAATGACTTTAAATATGTGATTGGTAGTGTAAGCTTGAAATCTCTGTTAGCGAATAAAGATTTGCTCGTACAGAAAGATGTTTTCATAGCACATACCGGAAGGTTTACCTACACAGATAAGCAGATCGAGGTGATTGCCGGAGAAGAAGCTCTTGTTCACTAA
- the metX gene encoding homoserine O-acetyltransferase, translated as MSSTHLYTYPKQFKLENGKELRGVQISYQTFGKLNASKDNVIWACHALTANADVLDWWKGLFGENNLFNPEEHFIICATVIGSHYGSTNPLSINPVTGNPYYLSFPDFTIRDLVHGHQLLAGHLGIQKIRVLIGGSLGGQQASEWAIMESSKIENLILVATNAYHSPWGIAFNESQRLAISTDRSFYAQQPDGGMKGLKAARSIALLSYRTYEAYNATQLESVNEKTDGFRAASYQNYQGEKLCKRYNAYSYWYLSKAMDSHNVGRGRKSVIDALKAIKSNTLVIGIENDFLFPLVEQEYLAKHIPAAEFHSINSAYGHDGFLIETDILTNIIGNFLKESVHKKIVKLHKTA; from the coding sequence ATGTCGTCAACACACCTATATACTTACCCAAAGCAATTTAAACTGGAGAACGGAAAAGAATTGCGTGGGGTACAAATTAGCTATCAGACTTTTGGAAAGCTAAATGCCAGCAAAGACAATGTGATCTGGGCATGTCACGCATTAACCGCCAATGCAGATGTTCTGGATTGGTGGAAAGGGCTTTTTGGAGAGAATAACCTATTTAATCCAGAAGAGCATTTTATCATTTGCGCAACCGTTATTGGTTCACATTATGGAAGTACAAACCCATTAAGCATTAACCCGGTAACGGGAAACCCCTATTACTTATCATTTCCTGATTTTACCATCAGAGATCTGGTACACGGGCATCAACTGCTTGCCGGACACCTGGGAATTCAGAAGATCCGCGTATTAATCGGCGGGTCTTTAGGTGGCCAGCAGGCCAGTGAATGGGCAATCATGGAAAGCAGCAAAATAGAGAATCTGATTCTCGTAGCCACCAATGCTTATCATTCTCCCTGGGGCATAGCTTTCAATGAAAGTCAGCGTCTGGCCATCAGTACTGACCGTAGTTTTTATGCACAACAACCAGATGGCGGAATGAAAGGCTTAAAAGCAGCAAGAAGTATCGCCCTGCTTTCTTACCGGACTTATGAAGCTTATAATGCAACACAACTGGAAAGTGTCAATGAAAAAACTGACGGCTTCCGGGCTGCCTCTTACCAGAATTACCAGGGAGAAAAGCTTTGCAAAAGATACAATGCATATAGCTATTGGTACCTAAGTAAAGCGATGGATAGCCACAATGTAGGCAGAGGAAGGAAAAGCGTTATTGATGCCTTAAAAGCTATCAAGTCCAACACACTGGTGATCGGAATTGAAAATGACTTCCTTTTTCCTTTAGTAGAACAGGAGTATTTAGCCAAACATATTCCGGCGGCAGAATTTCACAGCATCAATTCGGCTTATGGCCATGATGGATTCTTAATTGAAACAGACATACTAACTAATATAATCGGCAATTTCCTCAAAGAAAGTGTCCATAAAAAAATTGTTAAACTGCATAAAACAGCGTAA
- a CDS encoding O-acetylhomoserine aminocarboxypropyltransferase/cysteine synthase family protein, whose product MSANYRFETLQLHAGQEIDPTTGSRAVPIYQTTSYGFKSAEHGANLFALKEFGNIYTRLMNPTTDVFEKRVAALEGGVAGLAVASGQAAQFIALNNILEAGDNFVSSPHLYGGSYNQFKVAFKRLGIEVRFAETDDTQDFEAKIDKNTKAIYLESIGNPSFSIPDFEKLSLIAQKYDLPLIVDNTFGAAGYLFKPLEHGAHIVVQSATKWIGGHGTSIGGVIIDGGNYNWGNGKFKQFTSPSEGYHGLVFNDVFGIGSDFGNIQFIIRARVEGLRDFGPAISPFNSFLLIQGLETLSLRVQRHVDNALALATWLENHEAVSKVFYPGLESSPYHQNAKKYLKNGFGAVLSFELHGGKEQAVQFVNELQLVSHLANVGDAKTLIIQPSATTHQQLSDAEQAAAGITPQLLRVSVGIEHIDDIKADFEQAFEKLSSGKSL is encoded by the coding sequence ATGTCAGCAAATTATAGATTCGAAACACTACAACTTCATGCAGGTCAGGAAATTGACCCAACAACAGGTTCAAGAGCAGTACCTATTTATCAAACTACTTCCTATGGATTTAAAAGTGCCGAACACGGTGCAAATCTATTTGCATTAAAAGAATTCGGTAATATTTATACCCGCTTAATGAACCCAACTACAGACGTTTTTGAAAAACGTGTAGCTGCACTTGAAGGTGGTGTTGCGGGACTTGCAGTTGCCTCAGGACAGGCAGCTCAGTTTATTGCCTTAAACAATATCCTGGAAGCCGGTGATAACTTTGTTTCCTCTCCTCACCTGTATGGAGGCAGCTATAATCAATTTAAAGTTGCTTTTAAACGCTTGGGTATAGAAGTAAGATTTGCTGAAACAGATGACACACAAGATTTCGAAGCTAAAATCGATAAAAACACCAAAGCAATTTATCTGGAAAGTATTGGCAATCCATCATTCAGTATCCCTGATTTCGAAAAACTTTCTCTGATTGCTCAAAAATATGACCTGCCTTTAATTGTAGACAATACATTTGGTGCTGCTGGATATTTATTCAAACCACTTGAACATGGTGCTCACATTGTGGTACAATCTGCCACCAAATGGATTGGCGGGCATGGAACAAGTATTGGCGGTGTTATTATAGATGGTGGAAACTATAACTGGGGAAATGGTAAATTCAAACAGTTCACCTCCCCTTCTGAAGGTTACCATGGCCTGGTCTTTAATGACGTATTTGGAATTGGAAGTGACTTTGGAAATATCCAGTTTATTATCCGTGCAAGAGTAGAAGGCTTAAGAGATTTCGGCCCTGCAATTTCACCTTTCAATTCATTTCTTTTAATCCAGGGACTGGAAACTTTATCACTACGCGTTCAAAGACATGTTGACAATGCATTGGCACTGGCAACCTGGCTGGAAAACCACGAAGCCGTAAGTAAAGTGTTTTATCCTGGACTGGAGAGCAGCCCTTATCATCAAAATGCCAAGAAATACCTGAAAAATGGATTTGGTGCTGTTCTTTCATTTGAACTGCATGGCGGTAAAGAACAAGCCGTACAGTTTGTAAATGAACTGCAACTGGTTAGTCATCTCGCTAACGTAGGTGATGCAAAAACACTGATTATACAACCTTCAGCAACAACACATCAACAATTAAGCGACGCTGAACAAGCAGCAGCAGGAATTACACCTCAATTGCTAAGAGTATCTGTCGGAATTGAACATATTGATGATATCAAAGCAGATTTCGAACAAGCATTTGAAAAGTTGTCTTCAGGAAAATCGCTTTAA
- a CDS encoding PLP-dependent aspartate aminotransferase family protein — MQTETIAIHAGNLTRSITGDVTPPISLSTTFFRDEEGGYPGGHMYSRVSNPNRSALEKVMADLEKGADACAFSSGNTAGMTLFQALPPGSHIIAPDDMYWGFKKQLQSIFEGILTIDFIDLTTTSTLENYIKSNTVMIWIETPSNPLLKITDLELIAAIAKKHQLILACDSTFASPCFQNPILLGADIVMHSSTKYIGGHSDVLGGVLITATKNEFWDKIRNIQQIGGAVPSPFDCFLLLRSIKTLPYRMRGHAENGMALAKYLAEHPKVETVYYPGLPSHPQHEIAKKQMSAFGGMLSILIKGDAANAKRIVNKVKLFAQATSLGGVESLIEHRASVEGPDTKTPQNLIRISVGLEHINDLIADLEQALA, encoded by the coding sequence ATGCAGACTGAAACCATTGCTATACACGCCGGAAATTTAACTCGCAGTATCACAGGGGATGTAACCCCTCCTATTAGCCTTTCCACCACATTTTTCAGAGATGAAGAAGGTGGCTATCCTGGTGGACATATGTATAGCCGTGTCAGCAATCCCAACCGTTCTGCACTGGAAAAAGTAATGGCTGATCTGGAAAAAGGTGCAGATGCATGTGCTTTTTCTTCTGGAAATACAGCTGGAATGACCCTTTTTCAGGCCTTACCTCCTGGCAGCCATATCATTGCCCCCGACGACATGTACTGGGGATTTAAAAAACAATTACAATCTATCTTTGAAGGTATCCTGACCATAGATTTTATTGACCTGACTACCACATCCACGCTGGAGAATTATATTAAAAGCAATACAGTGATGATATGGATAGAAACCCCTTCAAATCCCTTATTAAAAATTACGGATCTGGAGCTTATTGCGGCCATCGCTAAAAAACATCAGCTCATTCTTGCCTGTGACAGTACATTTGCCTCACCATGTTTTCAAAACCCCATTCTACTGGGCGCGGATATTGTGATGCACTCCTCTACTAAGTATATCGGAGGTCACAGTGATGTATTAGGCGGTGTTCTGATCACGGCCACTAAAAATGAATTTTGGGATAAAATCAGGAATATCCAGCAGATCGGAGGCGCAGTGCCATCCCCCTTTGATTGTTTTCTATTACTAAGAAGTATCAAAACATTACCTTACAGAATGCGCGGACACGCAGAGAATGGTATGGCACTGGCAAAATACCTTGCTGAACATCCAAAAGTTGAAACCGTCTATTATCCCGGGCTGCCTTCACATCCTCAACATGAGATCGCGAAAAAACAAATGAGTGCTTTTGGCGGCATGTTATCTATATTAATTAAAGGTGATGCTGCAAATGCAAAAAGAATAGTGAACAAAGTGAAACTATTTGCGCAGGCTACAAGTCTTGGTGGCGTAGAAAGCCTGATTGAACACAGAGCATCTGTAGAAGGCCCTGACACCAAAACACCACAGAATTTAATTCGGATATCAGTTGGACTTGAGCATATCAATGACCTGATTGCCGATCTGGAGCAGGCTTTAGCTTAA
- a CDS encoding lipocalin family protein, whose translation MKRILVIAAILCSSLMVLQGCSPKGATAGASLKRGNVSGTWVLNDVTFDGVPAMNVKSLFNEASYKCFIGSTWKLTNSGNGSYLLPGTADCPTKTQTIFWSVSTADQTFQFKKLYEGDKAKNVTEGYRLILSEATGDRLVLKSPVDYGKNPAYIILNFTKAMK comes from the coding sequence ATGAAAAGAATATTAGTTATAGCAGCCATTTTATGTAGTTCGTTAATGGTTTTACAGGGTTGTTCACCAAAAGGTGCAACTGCTGGTGCGAGTTTAAAAAGAGGAAATGTATCTGGAACCTGGGTACTGAATGATGTTACTTTTGATGGTGTACCTGCGATGAATGTAAAATCTCTTTTTAACGAAGCTTCCTATAAATGTTTTATTGGTAGTACTTGGAAATTAACAAACAGTGGAAACGGATCTTATTTACTTCCTGGAACTGCTGATTGCCCAACAAAAACGCAAACTATTTTCTGGTCAGTAAGTACCGCAGATCAAACTTTCCAGTTCAAGAAATTATATGAGGGTGACAAAGCTAAAAACGTAACTGAAGGCTATAGATTAATCCTTTCGGAGGCAACAGGTGATCGTCTGGTCTTAAAATCACCTGTAGATTACGGAAAAAATCCGGCTTATATTATCCTGAACTTTACCAAAGCGATGAAATAA